The DNA region ATTTCCCGGTCATGGGCGCCAATGAGATCTGGCGCATCGACCCGGACCAGTCCGGATCCAGCACCGCCGAGAAGGTCGCGGGTGACCTCGGCGTCCCGGACGCGGTCAAGTTCGATGCCGACGGGCAGATCGTCTCGACCCAGGTCGCCAGCGGTCAGGTGCTGCGGATCGACCCCAAGACCGGCGCCCAGACTGTGCTCGCGACGCTCACCCCCGGATTGGACAACCTCACCTTCGCCGACGGCCGGTTGCTGGTGTCGAACTTCACCGGCGAGATCACCGAGATCGTCGACGGCGCCGCGCGCACCGTGTTGCCCGGCGGTCTGAACTGGCCGCTGGACCTGGCCGTCGGCGCCGATGGCCACCTCTATGTCGCCGACGGCACGTACTTCTATCGGCTGGGCGAAGGCGGCGCACTGCAAACCGTCGGAATGCTGTTCAGCCCGGGCTATCCCGGCTTCCTGCGCGGTATCGCCGCGTCGGGAACCGACGAATTCGTGGTGACCACCTCGGGTGGTCAGGTCGCGCGGTACCGGCCCGGGGCCGCCGAGACCGAATACTTGGCCGACGGCTTCGATCAGCTCTACGGGGTCGCCCTGGCACCCGGCGGCGCCGCGGTGGTCGCCGAATTCGGCACGGGCCAAGTGCTTTCGGTGCAGTCCGGCCAGACCAGCGTGTTGGCCACCGGGCTGGCCGAGCCGGTCGGCGTCCTCGTCGATACCGCCGGCACCGTCCTGGTCACCGAGTCCGGCGGCGGCCGGGTGGCCAGACTCGCGGGCGGCGGCGCCGAAACAGTGCTCGACGGGCTGGTCAGTCCGCAGGGCCTGGCGGAGTTCGGTGGCCGGCTCTATGTCGTGGACGCCGGCGACAAGTCGGTCGTCGAATTCGATCCGGCCACCGGCGCGCGCCGCACGATCGCGACGGGGTTGCCGCTGGGTGTACCACCGGGAGTCACGCCCCGGCCGCTGCACGGAATGCCGCCGTTCTCGGGTCCGCAGGGGCCCTTCGCCGGCATCACCGCCGACGCCGACGGCACCCTTTTCGTCTCGGCCGACGGCGACGGCAGCGTCCTTGCCTTGCGCCGCACGACGGCATGAGCCGATGACCGAGGCCCGCACCGCCGATCCCCGCTACCTGCAAGTCGCGCGCGCCCTGCGGCAGGACATCGTCGACGGGGTCTATCCCGTGGGGTCCCAGCTGCCCACCGAACATGCGCTGTGTGAACGCTTTTCGGTGAGCCGCTACACGGTCCGCGAGGCCCTGCGCCG from Mycolicibacterium sp. MU0053 includes:
- a CDS encoding SMP-30/gluconolactonase/LRE family protein, whose translation is MTRAGQFSTAPGSATGWRIDRITAPSRLFGANGLRTGPDGRVYIAQVTGSQISALDLGSGQIDAISPKGGAIVAPDDVAFADDGTLFATEVMDGRVSAYANGHTRVLRDDLPSANGITVHRGRLFVGECREGGRLLELDLAGGPPRVLLEDVPSPNAMEFGPDGLLYFPVMGANEIWRIDPDQSGSSTAEKVAGDLGVPDAVKFDADGQIVSTQVASGQVLRIDPKTGAQTVLATLTPGLDNLTFADGRLLVSNFTGEITEIVDGAARTVLPGGLNWPLDLAVGADGHLYVADGTYFYRLGEGGALQTVGMLFSPGYPGFLRGIAASGTDEFVVTTSGGQVARYRPGAAETEYLADGFDQLYGVALAPGGAAVVAEFGTGQVLSVQSGQTSVLATGLAEPVGVLVDTAGTVLVTESGGGRVARLAGGGAETVLDGLVSPQGLAEFGGRLYVVDAGDKSVVEFDPATGARRTIATGLPLGVPPGVTPRPLHGMPPFSGPQGPFAGITADADGTLFVSADGDGSVLALRRTTA